The proteins below come from a single Bombyx mori chromosome 7, ASM3026992v2 genomic window:
- the LOC105841563 gene encoding uncharacterized protein LOC105841563: MKSIFIIIFIIEVKLKSTSGNNDTSFANYNPAELLGKIFNFDSAEDIRNIDSLSNLDADKALEQQPRQYGFYQTNPGYEGEQFLNTFDDPNKSKRRRRRRKPKKQNLQEGQEFSGFPEQNPNFGYFDTNNQVHRPTRRPPRPSIASGALNSIVGALTSIALYDDRQCVPRLLCEAAGGGSLGSSSLLNSVSGLQPLLTLLSAYNGLSTSPLFVFGRAVFLGMTSKDNPGTCRYAYPTCPTDPEQLVYYLNNHNGGFFRFFNAPHLSQPHGQNVQQLYQHLSGQYGLLPNSGYEENSPAYAQKPGLYGKIQNYDRDNTIEERIQNKPNKNLNEFVEDRDTNWRFPDEVNNDFYEEDDVIRDNAPSIREVKSLKFPDELSYLTPNYKQDINYNKYSDTKRGKMISFPFNEKYKIYYNNYEKPDYKDYVYDYKHKIYVKKHNDDDGYKTVYVVRGDGDVNHPEVVRLRPGESLPK; encoded by the exons atgaaaagtattttcattatcatatttatAATCGAAGTGAAGCTTAAAAGCACAAGTGGAAATAATGATACGAGCTTCGCGAACTACAATCCAGCTGAACTTCTTGG gaAAATCTTTAATTTCGATAGTGCAGAGGACATTAGAAACATAGATAGCCTATCAAACTTGGATGCAGATAAGGCTTTAGAACAGCAGCCACGACAGTATGGATTCTATCAGACGAACCCAGGCTACGAAGGTGAACAGTTTCTGAATACCTTTGATGATCCGAATAAGAGTAAGCGAAGGAGACGCAGGAGGAAACCGAAGAAACAAAATCTCCAGGAAGGCCAAGAGTTTTCTGGGTTTCCGGAGCAAAATCCTAATTTCGGATATTTTGATACTAATAACCAAGTTCATA GGCCCACTCGACGTCCTCCCAGACCGAGTATCGCATCCGGAGCCCTAAACTCCATCGTCGGAGCTCTAACTTCCATAGCCCTTTATGACGACCGACAATGCGTTCCAAGGCTACTCTGTGAGGCTGCTGGTGGTGGAAGCCTTGGTTCCTCGTCATTATTGAACTCTGTCAGTGGACTACAGCCTTTGCTAAC ACTTCTCTCAGCTTACAACGGACTTAGTACATCTCCCCTTTTCGTCTTCGGTCGAGCTGTCTTCCTCGGAATGACCTCAAAAGACAACCCTGGTACCTGTCGTTACGCTTACCCCACGTGCCCCACAGACCCCGAGCAACTGGTTTACTATCTTAACAACCACAACGGTGGCTTCTTCCGATTCTTTAACGCTCCACACCTATCTCAACCTCACGGGCAAAACGTGCAGCAATTGTACCAACATTTGTCTGGTCAATATGGCTTACTACCAAACTCTGGTTACGAAGAAAACAGTCCAGCTTACGCCCAAAAGCCTGGACTTTACGGTAAAATCCAGAATTACGACCGAGATAACACGATTGAAGAAAGAATACAAAATAAACCTAATAAAAACTTGAATGAATTTGTAGAAGACAGAGATACCAATTGGAGATTTCCTGATGAGGTCAATAACGATTTTTACGAAGAAGATGATGTCATAAGAGATAACGCGCCTAGTATAAGGGAGGTTAAGAGTTTAAAGTTCCCAGATGAACTAAGTTATCTTACACCGAATTACAAACAAGAcataaattataacaaatactCTGATACAAAAAGAGGAAAGATGATTTCATTCCcgtttaatgaaaaatacaaaatatattataataattacgaGAAGCCGGACTACAAAGATTATGTTTATGATTATAAACACAAGATATATGTGAAGAAACATAATGATGACGATGGTTATAAAACAGTTTATGTGGTCAGAGGGGATGGCGATGTAAATCATCCTGAGGTAGTAAGGCTTAGGCCTGGAGAATCTTTACCGAAATAA